Within Phycisphaerae bacterium, the genomic segment ATGTCAATCAACGGCCAGGAAATACACTTCGAGAACCTGCTAAAAGAGACTGTTTTTAAAGCTACGCAGCAGCTTGCAAAGAGCTGGTGCATATCTGTTTTTTCCGACAATGCCGGCGTGGTGGAATTTGACGAGGATTCGGCGGTTTGTTTTAAGGTCGAAACGCATAATCGTCCTTCGGCACTGGACCCATACGGCGGGTCAGCTACGGGCATCGGCGGAGTAATTCGCGACCCGATGGGGACAGGGTTGGGGGCGAAACCTATCGCCAACACAGATATATTCTGCTTCGGCGAACCCGACAAGAAGCTGGAAGAAATCCCAAAAGGAGTTTTGCATCCGCGAAGAATTATGAAAGGAGTTGTCGGCGGCGTTCGGGACTACGGCAACAGGATGGGAATACCAACGGTCAACGGCGCAATTTACTTCGATGACAGGTATCTGGGTAACCCTTTAGTTTATTGCGGCAACATTGGGATAATGGACAAGAAGAAATGCTTTAAGAATCCGCAATGCGGGAACCTGATTATAGTGGTGGGGGGGCGAACGGGACGAGACGGGATACACGGGGCGACGTTTTCAAGCGGCGAGATAACGCACGAGTACGAAACAATCTTCTCTCACGCAGTCCAAATCGGCAACCCAATAGTGGAGAAGAAGATGTTAGATGTGCTGATACAGGCAAATGAAGCCGGGTTATACGAGGCAATTACTGATTGCGGAGCAGGCGGGCTTAGCAGCGCGGTAGGCGAGATGGGTGAAAAACTCGGGGTGGAAGTTGATTTGGAAAGAGTGCCGTTAAAGTATGCCGGGCTTAACTATGCCGAAATCTGGATAAGCGAAGCACAGGAGAGAATGGTCATAGCCGTTAAGCCGGAAAATCTGCAAGCAATAAAGAAGATATTCGACGGCGAAAACGTCGAGTCAACGGTAATAGGTAAATTCAGGAATGATAAGAAGCTGATATTGCGTTATAACGGGCAGCAGGTAGCCGAGATGGATATGGATTTTCTGCACGACGGGGTGCCGAAAATTCGGCGGAAAGCGGAGTGGAAAACTCCGAGGCTTTCTGAGCCGAGGATGGCGGAGAAGGATAATTACAACGACGAACTTCTGCGGATTCTCTCCAGCTATAATGTTGCGAGCAAGGAGTGGGTAATCCGGCAATATGACCATGAGGTTCAGGGCAGCTCAGTAATCAAGCCTCTGATGGGCGTTAACAACGATGGGCCGAGCGACGCGGCAGTGATAAGACCGAAGTTTGACTCGGACAAGGGGCTTGCGATTAGCTGCGGAATGAATCCATTGTATGGCGATATCGACCCATACTGGATGGCAATAGCCGGCATTGATGAGGCGATAAGAAACCTGGTATGCACAGGCGGGCGGGTGGACAGGGTTGCGCTGCTCGATAATTTCTGCTGGGGCAACTGCACAAGGCCGGAAACGTTCGGGACACTGGTTCGTGCGGCGCAGGCGTGCTATGACGGCGCAATCGCCTTCGGTGCACCGTTTGTCTCCGGTAAAGATTCGCTGAATAACGAGTTTTCCTGCGAAGACGGAAGAAAGATTTCCATACCATCAACACTTTTGATAAGCGCAATGTCGATAGTCGATGACGTCAATAAATGCGTGACGATGGATGCAAAAAAGGCGGGCAATTTCCTTTTTGTGGCAGGCGAGACGAAGAATGAATTAGGCGGCTCGCACTATTACAAAATCAACAGTCAACTTGGGGCTAATGTTCCGAAAGTGGATTTGGAAACAGCTCCAGAAATGGCCAAGAGAGTAGGCGAGGCGATTGCGAGGGGTCTTGCAGTAAGCTGTCATGATTGCTCGGAAGGAGGATTGGCGGCAGCACTGGCGGAGATGGCTTTTGCCGGCGGGCTCGGTATAGAAGCAGACCTGCGGGGCCTGCCGAAAAGCGAAGATTGTTCGCGAACGGATGCGATGCTGTTTAGCGAATCAACTTCGCGGTATATCGTAGAAGTTGAGCCGGGGAATTACGATGCCTTTGTAAAGCTGATGTTAAATTTGCCATTCGGACAAATTGGAAAAGTTACAGAAGAAAAAACACTTATAATAAAAGCGGAAGACGGCAAGAAAGTTATTGAGGCGGATATTGATTCGCTAAAACAAGCGTGGCAGAAGCCGCTTGACTGGTAATAAAGAAGGGTTGTTAATGGCACAGGTAAAAGCAATAGTTTTACGAGCGGCTGGGATAAATTGCGATATGGAAACCGAGTATGCACTGGAACTGGCAGGTGCAAAGGCTGAGCGGGTGCATATAAACAGGATAATCGAGAACAAAGGAGCGCTCGATGAGTATCAGATAATCGTTATTCCCGGCGGTTTCAGTTACGGCGACGACGTGGCAGCCGGTAAAATTCTGGCCAACCAAATCGTACACCATTTATACGAGCCGATACGAAAATTTATACAAGATGGCAAATTAGTACTCGGAATCTGCAACGGTTTCCAAGTGCTGGTCAAGGCGGGGATTTTGCCCGGGGTTGATTCAAACGATGGAAAAGGGGCTGTTACCATAACTTACAACGACAGCGGTAAATTCGAAGACCGATGGGTGTATCTTGTTCCGCAAACAGATAAGTGTATTTTCATCGAACGCGGCAGGCAAATATACCTGCCTATTGCGCACGGCGAGGGCAAAGTTGTTACCAAAGACAAAGCTACATTAGAGAAACTGAAGTCCGAGGGACACATTGCCTTCAAATATGTGGATAAAAACGGCAAAGAGGGTAATTATCCTGTTAACCCAAACGGTTCGGTGGATTCGATAGCTGGGTTAACCGATACAACCGGCCGGGTTTTGGGGCTTATGCCGCATCCGGAAAGATACGTTCGGGCCACTCAGCATCCGCATTGGTCTCGCTTAAAAAATAAGCAAGACGGTGACGGGAAGACAGTCTTTGCCAATGCAGTAAGATTTGTGCAGGAAAACATTTGATGCTGAAGTGTTTCAGAGGAAAGAGGTGTTTTTGGCCTATTCGCCTGCCGGCAATTCACTTAAAGTCCAGTAGATATTAATTGTCCTGATTGTCTCCACAAACTCTTTATAATCAACGCTTTTAAGCATATAACCGGCAACACCGAGTCCAAAGCTCTTGATTTTATCCCGTTCTTCCTGAGAGGTAGTTAAAACCACGATTGGAATCTCTTTTAATTTATCATCGGCTTTTACGACTTGCATAAATTCGATGCCGTTCATCCTCGGCATATTCAAATCCAGAAGGATAATACACGGTATCTTATTCTCCTGGTTTTTTAAATACTTCAGCGCTTCCTCTCCATTAAGGGTATGGACCAATGGATTTGCAACGTTCAGGTCCTTAAACGCCCGCTTAACGGTCATTGCGTCGATGCTATCGTCTTCAACCAACAACACCGGCCTGGATGAGTTCCTCATTTTTTTTAGCTCCTATATTCTGCTTTGGTAATGTAAAGAAGAAGGTGCTGCCCTCACCGACTTTTGACTGTACCCATATTCTGCCATTGTATAATTCCACGATTTTCTTTATCACAGTGAGGCCGATACCTGTGCTTTCACACTCATCGCGCGGCGCCAATGTCTGGAAAAGCTGGAAGATTTTTCCGAAGTGTTTTTCTTCGATGCCGGGTCCATTATCGGCAACACTAAACTTCCAGAAGCCATCTTCTTCGACACAGTCAACTTTTATTTGGCCTTTCGGTTTATCTATATATTTCACGGCGTTGCTCAGCAGGTTCTGGAACACCTGCATAATGCGAGTCGGGTCACACTCAATCGCAGGCAGCGTGTTTTCGATTGTAATAGTAACGTTTTCCGGCGGAGCAATCATATCAATAATCTCTGTGACAAGCTCATTTAGATTTACCACGACCTTTTCTTTTTCAATACGTCCGATTCTGGAGTACCGCAAGATACCGTCAATGAGGTTGTGCATTCGGTTCGCGCGTCTCATAAGTAAATTCATTTGCTCTTTGCCGTTATCATCGAGTTTATCTGCACAATCGGCAGATATCCATTCCGCAAGAGTCTTGATTCCTCGCAGCGGTGCTTTCAAATCATGTGAGACTATGTATGCGAAGTTTTTTAGTTCCTGATTTGTCTTTTCCAACTGCTCGAGCAGTTGGGCCTGTCGCTGCTCTGCCTGCTTACGTTCTTGAAAGAACCCGCCTATTCTGTAGAGGGCTGCATTGCCGGATATATCAGGATGACTTTGCAGATAGTCTTGAAGGTACTGATTAATCTTAGAAGGGTGTGCCATAATGAAGCGGCAGGTACTATCACCCTTGGCTTTGCACATTATCTCAGAGGCAACCAATGGAATCCCAAAGCTCTCCTCGCACCATCCAGATGAATATCCGGCATTCATGGCGCAAACACAGAAAGTACTCTTTTTTCCGTTCTTCTCCCAGGCATCGGCCTCGAACGAAAATGGGTGATCGTATATAAGATAGTAGTTCTCGTCAGGCGTTGGTCTTGACTCGGCCGATATATCGACAAAAGCCCAACCTGTATGAGCGAAATGAATCGGACCTGCAGAGAGTTTCTCTATCGGGTCCTGCACACCCATTTTTTGGTGGAAGTTTTTGGCATCCATCTTTCCAATAGCATGTGCGACATCAAAAAGAAGGCTCCTTGTTATTTCCGACGCTTTTTCATCCCCCAAGTCTTTGAACATATCCTTTATGGTATCGAAGAAATCCACCGACATCGAAGCTGCTCTGACAAGAATATATCGTTGGCCAAATATTTCTATCTTGCCCTTCGATGGATCTTCCTTTTTTTCGCCGAAGTACCTTCTCACATAGTCCTGGGCCTTCCGGAAAATCGGCTCGAACTGTTCTGGAACACTTACGGTATCTAACATATACCTTTCCTTCATTATGTCAGTGAACTTCTGACCATCAGATAGCACCTGTCAGCGTTATCAGGATGATTTTAATTAATAATACTGGCTTCAAGTTTCGCATCTTTAACTTCTATTTCCTGCTTTGGCAATGTAAAGAAGAATGTGCTTCCCTGCCCTGGTTCTGATTCCACCCATATTTTGCCATTGTATAATTCCACGATTTTCTTTGCCATAGTAAGGCCGATGCCTGTGCTTTCAAACTCATCACGCGGCGTCAATGTCTGGAAGAGCTGGAAGATTTTTTCGAAGTATTTTTCTTCGATGCCAGGGCCATTGTCGGCGATATGGAATTTCCAGAAGCCTTCTTCTTCGAGGCATCCAACCTTGATTTGGCCTTTCGGTTTATCCATATATTTCACGGAGTTGCTCAGCAGATTCTGGAACACCTGCATAATGCGAGTCTGCTCGCACTCGATCGTAGGCAGCTCGTTTTCGATTGTAATGGTGATGTTCTCCGGCGGGGCAATCGCGTCGATAACTTCTGTGACAAGCTCATTCAGATTCACCATAGCCTTTTCTTTTTCAACACGTCCGATTTTGGAGTACTGCGAGATTCCGTCAATGAGGTTGTGCATTCGGCTTGCGCGCCTCATAAGTAAATTTATTTGCTCTTTGCCGTTATCATCGAGCTTGTCTGCATAATCAGTTGATAGCCAATCAGCCAATGTACTAATCCCGCGGAGCGGAGCTTTCAAATCATGTGAGAGTATGTATACGAGACTTCTTAGCTCCTGATTTGTTTTTTCCAGCTGCCTGAGCAGATTGGCCTGACGCTGCTCAGCCTTCTTGTTTTCGGTGATATCCCGGAATATACCCTGCAGTATTTTTTTGCCTCTGAATTCAAGCAGAGTGGCCTTTATTGCAACATCTTTTATTTCTCCGGTTTTGGTGATAACCTGCGTTTCGATGGTCTGGCCCCGGTTTTCTTCGAGATGCTGCCTGAAAGTCTTATTAAATTCTCCTTCAATCATTTCCGGAGGATGAAGAATCTGGTGCGATTTACCAATCAGTTCTGTTTTTTCCCGGCCAACCAGCGCTGTTGCGGCGGGGTTACAGTCGATTAGTATGCCTGTTTCTGCATCGGCTACGAAGATAGCATCCAACGATCCCTCAAACTGCGTTCTGTATTTTTCTTCAGTTTTACGTAACTGCTCTTCCGCCTTCTTGTTCTCGGTGATGTCGCGGAAACTCCATACTCGTCCTACAATTTTATCACCTACTTTTTGAGGTTGCGAAAACCTTTCAAATATACGACCATCCTTGAACTTTAACAAATTAGAAGATTCCTCCTCGGTACCGGCGTAAAGCCTTTGAACTTCAGCCAGAAATTCTTCAGGGTTTGTTAGTTGATCCAGTACGAACGCGAGCAATTTATTATCGTCTTTGCTTTCAATTATTTCGTTAGGAACTCGCCACATCTGCTGGAACTTCTTATTGCTACTGATAATCATCCCATTGAGGTCAGCGACAAGAATACCATCTGCGGTTGACTCAAGGGTTGCCGTAAGGAGCGAGAGCGTTTGTTCGATTTTTTCCTGTGCTTGCCTGCGGTCGTCGACTTCCTGACAGAGTTTTTTATTTGTTTCCGTGAGTTCCTCAGAGCTTGTATCGAGTGCGCGCTCGATTAAGTTCCGGTCTGCATCAAAGCTGTCGTAGGCATCACTTATGGCTTTAAACAACAGTTCAAGGGCTTGCGGAGCGGAATCTACATCTCCGAAGAATTTCTTAATCTGACGCTGCAGCAACTTATTCATGGTTCAATGCTATCTTTCAGAAAAAGTAGTTATTGTCATGGTCTGATTGTGTAATTCTGGTTGTTTTTCATCAGGTCCAATGGGGCATATTTCACCATACGAATAAAAGCCCGTTAAGGCGGTGCCTGCACCGAGCGTATCTTGGACACACTCTATTTCTTCATCAATTCTCTGCTTTAGCACCAACTTTCGGCCAACACAACTAACGAGTATGGCCAAATCCGGGGCAGGTGAACCTAATGTCAGGGACTGCTTAGCTGACTCTGCAGCGCCATCCACTAACCGTTCGAAATTGGCTTTCATGAGACGCGCACAATTACCCTCCGGCACATCTCCTGCAAATGTCATACTTCCGTCATTCTCGTTGACCGACAGAATGGTCCGGACAACTCGTTTGCCCCCCCCATTCAAGGAAATACTCAGCGGAAACAGTAGCCCCGTGGCCGGCAAGCCATTGGCCTGCTCGCCAAGATACTTCTTATATAGCTCCAAAGCGGCTTGTCCATCAAGTTCATAGAGAATGTTTGCTTTTGAGCGTGTGACCCGTCGGTCCGGACCGAATGAGTCCCAGCCTCCTTTCGAACCATAGCCTATCCGTAAAGAG encodes:
- the purL gene encoding phosphoribosylformylglycinamidine synthase subunit PurL — protein: MKQWRFEVFNRPGFADVGGNRVLEDIRELGIGSVEAVQSAKVFLIEAEFDKSFAERLGKELLTDTVCEDYYIGRSGKPAGLAKAIIIEVHLKSGVTDPVAESVMTAIADMGVTANNVRTARKYVLLGDIKQSQTDTIAKKILANDCIEDVIIGSEAESPSPHLKPYELKITHWPICKLDDDGLVALSKEKDLFLNLAEMQTIQKYYKQLGREPTDIELESLGQTWSEHCVHKTLKSAVDMSINGQEIHFENLLKETVFKATQQLAKSWCISVFSDNAGVVEFDEDSAVCFKVETHNRPSALDPYGGSATGIGGVIRDPMGTGLGAKPIANTDIFCFGEPDKKLEEIPKGVLHPRRIMKGVVGGVRDYGNRMGIPTVNGAIYFDDRYLGNPLVYCGNIGIMDKKKCFKNPQCGNLIIVVGGRTGRDGIHGATFSSGEITHEYETIFSHAVQIGNPIVEKKMLDVLIQANEAGLYEAITDCGAGGLSSAVGEMGEKLGVEVDLERVPLKYAGLNYAEIWISEAQERMVIAVKPENLQAIKKIFDGENVESTVIGKFRNDKKLILRYNGQQVAEMDMDFLHDGVPKIRRKAEWKTPRLSEPRMAEKDNYNDELLRILSSYNVASKEWVIRQYDHEVQGSSVIKPLMGVNNDGPSDAAVIRPKFDSDKGLAISCGMNPLYGDIDPYWMAIAGIDEAIRNLVCTGGRVDRVALLDNFCWGNCTRPETFGTLVRAAQACYDGAIAFGAPFVSGKDSLNNEFSCEDGRKISIPSTLLISAMSIVDDVNKCVTMDAKKAGNFLFVAGETKNELGGSHYYKINSQLGANVPKVDLETAPEMAKRVGEAIARGLAVSCHDCSEGGLAAALAEMAFAGGLGIEADLRGLPKSEDCSRTDAMLFSESTSRYIVEVEPGNYDAFVKLMLNLPFGQIGKVTEEKTLIIKAEDGKKVIEADIDSLKQAWQKPLDW
- the purQ gene encoding phosphoribosylformylglycinamidine synthase I encodes the protein MAQVKAIVLRAAGINCDMETEYALELAGAKAERVHINRIIENKGALDEYQIIVIPGGFSYGDDVAAGKILANQIVHHLYEPIRKFIQDGKLVLGICNGFQVLVKAGILPGVDSNDGKGAVTITYNDSGKFEDRWVYLVPQTDKCIFIERGRQIYLPIAHGEGKVVTKDKATLEKLKSEGHIAFKYVDKNGKEGNYPVNPNGSVDSIAGLTDTTGRVLGLMPHPERYVRATQHPHWSRLKNKQDGDGKTVFANAVRFVQENI
- a CDS encoding response regulator translates to MRNSSRPVLLVEDDSIDAMTVKRAFKDLNVANPLVHTLNGEEALKYLKNQENKIPCIILLDLNMPRMNGIEFMQVVKADDKLKEIPIVVLTTSQEERDKIKSFGLGVAGYMLKSVDYKEFVETIRTINIYWTLSELPAGE
- a CDS encoding ATP-binding protein — protein: MLDTVSVPEQFEPIFRKAQDYVRRYFGEKKEDPSKGKIEIFGQRYILVRAASMSVDFFDTIKDMFKDLGDEKASEITRSLLFDVAHAIGKMDAKNFHQKMGVQDPIEKLSAGPIHFAHTGWAFVDISAESRPTPDENYYLIYDHPFSFEADAWEKNGKKSTFCVCAMNAGYSSGWCEESFGIPLVASEIMCKAKGDSTCRFIMAHPSKINQYLQDYLQSHPDISGNAALYRIGGFFQERKQAEQRQAQLLEQLEKTNQELKNFAYIVSHDLKAPLRGIKTLAEWISADCADKLDDNGKEQMNLLMRRANRMHNLIDGILRYSRIGRIEKEKVVVNLNELVTEIIDMIAPPENVTITIENTLPAIECDPTRIMQVFQNLLSNAVKYIDKPKGQIKVDCVEEDGFWKFSVADNGPGIEEKHFGKIFQLFQTLAPRDECESTGIGLTVIKKIVELYNGRIWVQSKVGEGSTFFFTLPKQNIGAKKNEELIQAGVVG
- a CDS encoding PAS domain S-box protein produces the protein MNKLLQRQIKKFFGDVDSAPQALELLFKAISDAYDSFDADRNLIERALDTSSEELTETNKKLCQEVDDRRQAQEKIEQTLSLLTATLESTADGILVADLNGMIISSNKKFQQMWRVPNEIIESKDDNKLLAFVLDQLTNPEEFLAEVQRLYAGTEEESSNLLKFKDGRIFERFSQPQKVGDKIVGRVWSFRDITENKKAEEQLRKTEEKYRTQFEGSLDAIFVADAETGILIDCNPAATALVGREKTELIGKSHQILHPPEMIEGEFNKTFRQHLEENRGQTIETQVITKTGEIKDVAIKATLLEFRGKKILQGIFRDITENKKAEQRQANLLRQLEKTNQELRSLVYILSHDLKAPLRGISTLADWLSTDYADKLDDNGKEQINLLMRRASRMHNLIDGISQYSKIGRVEKEKAMVNLNELVTEVIDAIAPPENITITIENELPTIECEQTRIMQVFQNLLSNSVKYMDKPKGQIKVGCLEEEGFWKFHIADNGPGIEEKYFEKIFQLFQTLTPRDEFESTGIGLTMAKKIVELYNGKIWVESEPGQGSTFFFTLPKQEIEVKDAKLEASIIN
- a CDS encoding FIST C-terminal domain-containing protein, which gives rise to MKIIQKHWTEGTGWQTLSANGVSEQVQLVLVFGDNTVLRQESRLQEIKQFFPQGRIIGCSTAGEIIGRRVFDNSLTATGVFFENTRLQFAETTLNNMEESFNAGKKLCEALDPNGLSHVFVLSEGLNVNGSELVKGLRSKLPVNVAVTGGLAGDQDRFKETMVLIDNVLRKNAVAVIGFYGDSLRIGYGSKGGWDSFGPDRRVTRSKANILYELDGQAALELYKKYLGEQANGLPATGLLFPLSISLNGGGKRVVRTILSVNENDGSMTFAGDVPEGNCARLMKANFERLVDGAAESAKQSLTLGSPAPDLAILVSCVGRKLVLKQRIDEEIECVQDTLGAGTALTGFYSYGEICPIGPDEKQPELHNQTMTITTFSER